In Mytilus trossulus isolate FHL-02 unplaced genomic scaffold, PNRI_Mtr1.1.1.hap1 h1tg000244l__unscaffolded, whole genome shotgun sequence, the genomic stretch CAGGTATTGTGGAAATGTTATTTAACAGGTACAATGGACAGGTAATTAAACAGCTACAGTGTACAGGTGATTTGACAGGTACAGTGGACAGGTTATTTAACAGTTACAGTGGGCAGGTTATCTAACAGGTACAGTGGACAGGTCATTCAACCGGTACATTGGACAGGTCATGTAACCGGTACAGTGGACAGGTTATTCAACCGGTACCGTTTGCACGTTATTTAACAGGTAAAGTGGCTAATTAATAAACAGGTATTGTAGACACGTTAATTAACAGGTGAAGTTGACAGGATATTTGACAGGTTTGGtggacactttttttaacagatAAAGTTGCTAATTAATGAACAGGTATTGAAGACACATTATTGAACGGGTAGAACAGACACGTTATTAAACAGGTAAAGTTGATAGGAGATATGACAGGTATAGTGCACACCACACgttatattataagtatagtGGACTCACATTTCACAGGTAAAGTGTTCACCATATTTTACAGGTAAAGTGAACAGACGTTTGATAGGTAAAGTGGACAGACATTTGACAGGTGAAATGGACAGACATTTGACATGTAGAGTGGACGGATATTTGACAGGTAGCGTGACCACGATATATGACAGGCAAAATAGACATTTATTTCACAGGTAAATTAACCACGATATTTGACCGGTACATTGAACAGATATTTGACAGGTAAATTAACCACGATATTTGACAGGTAAAGTGGACAGATATTTGACAGGCAAAGTGGACACACTATTTGACAGGTAAAGTGAAcatgtttttaacaaataaaatgtacacgATATTCATAGGTAAAGTGTACACGTTATTTCAAAAGTAAAGTGAACACGATATTCAATTTGTCAGGTAAAGTGATGATATTTGACAGGTAGAGTGGACAGATGATATTTCACAGGTAAAGTTACCAGGATATTTAACAAGTTAAGTGACCACGATATTTGACAAGAAAAGTGTACACATTATTTCACAAGTAAAGTGTACACGACATTTGACAGGTGAAGTGGACGAGATATTTGATTGGTAAAGTGGACACGATATTTAACAGGTAGAGTGGACACATTATTTAACAGGTAGAGTGGACACGTTATTTGACAGGTAAAGTGGACATGTTATTTGACAGGTAGAGTGGACACGTTATTTGACAGGTAAAGTGGACACGTTATTTGACAGGTAGAGTGGACACGTTATTTGACAGGTAGAGTGGACACGTTATTTGACAGGTACAATTTACAGGTTACGTAATATGTACAGTGTGCACGTTATTAAACATCTATAGTGGCTAATTATTTAATAGGTATTGAAGACAAATTATTAAACATGTACAGTGGACACATTATTTAACTGGTAAGATGGGCACGATATTTGACAGGGTAAGTAGACACGTTATGTTAAAGGTGTTTAATTGGTTAATTGAAcactttgtttttaaacaagCAATGTAAACACCATATTCCACATAAAAAGTGGACAAGTAATTTCATAGTTGTAGTGGACACGTTATCTAACAGGTAAAATGACCACGTTAATCAACAGGTAAAGTTACCACAATATTTGAAAGGTAAAGTCGACACATGatattaaatatgtaaattaGACAggtttatacacaattttttaaaacaggtAAACTGGAAACGGTATTTGACAGGTACAGTGGACATTAATATGCAGTCATGTGTGATATATCGTTGGTGTAGAATATTCATACAAATACTCGTATCAAGTGATGCTTGGCTGATAGGAACACATTATACCCATCCACGTCTGGTATGATTATCATTTGGTGTTCACATACTCCTCTTAAGAAAGCTTGTATATTTGGGATATATAAACACCCAGCATACATAGTGTGGATAAAAAGTGTAATTCAGTTGATTTAAATGGGTGCGTAGTTCATATGAACTCTCATGAcgaaatttatttgtttgttttcgaaAACTTATTGCATTATTAAAGATGAGTAAATCGTggatatgtttttgtttctagGTCTTGTTAATATGTTTACCTCTTGTTCTATTTAGTATGagtttttaatttcctatggaaactttttgtaaaacggataacttaaaaaacaaaaaaataataatatataatatatacgcAGTAATGTCTGAGATGACTTTGGTGttgtatatgaatataaattacTTTTAGTTTAATTTGCATTTAACGTATGCCATAATATACTATTACAATTACTACTCTGCAGGGTTGTTTTTTATTCAGCCAAGAAACACTGATTTATAACACTATTAGTTACATAGAGTGCTAGTGAACTAATACGGTATACGGGTAGGTAAATTCCAAATGGGATTAGGGCTGACCTAACTGACTCcgtatatatcgtattaggtcactagcacacctTGTAACAAATTTATCCTCAGaactatctttatttgttgaatacaTACTAGAATTTATTCGtttgcaatcatacaacattttcttatttctatattaaattGTTCAAGTGTTCAATTACTAACCATGTATTGAAATATGGCCCGCCCCTCTACTTACCTAATATGGAATATACGCGGTCTTAACGCGGACGTTtgaccaatcatattcctagaaatgtatatgAAGTATATACATTACCaggtatatatttatatgtgtgTTTTTGAGTATACCAGAATCTgtggaaaattaacaaaaacctTTTTATTATTCTGGCGAAGCACCCTTTGGCTATATTGATTATATACATACACAACTATCTCATTTTGGACTAAGACATTTGATTGACTGGCAAACACATTTAATGTGCTTTATTCACTGTAATATCATATTTATtgcattattcatttttataagatCCGTTATACCAAGTTGGAACTAATTCTATATCAgttaattacaaattatttccaAAAGCAAATCATATATTGTTGTCGTCATCTACGGCCCGTTAACTTACACGATTTCACGAACATTGTACTTAACTTGTCCTGACTTTTTGTAATGCCtacaaatctagtgttagagcttattttttttttacattttattgtgtataaTATTGACTTACAGACCACACTCTCTTATTTTCCTCCTGACCAggaataaaatatttgccactggacgtaataCAGACATCGTTCAATCAGTCATGGTTGTTTTCCGAAATGTTGTGAATTCTGCTCGACTGACTTCACAATTACAGTAATGAAAAGTGTACGTACTCGGATGCAGATCTGTAGctcaatatatgtacatttgtgGCAAATTATGCTTCAAATGGCAAGTGTGCGGTCATTCCAGGTGACCATAGTTTTTGTGATAAGGGACCAGAAGGGGATATTGCAGTCGTACCGACATAtcgatctatataaaaaattaaagggtTTATCATTTCTTAGTTATGGAACATTTACTATACACAAAGCTGCTGAAAATATGCTCAATTTGATCCAATGTAAATAACtgccaactgaaggacgcctccgggtgcggaatttctcgctacattgcagacctgttggtgacattctgctgttgtttttctatggtcgggttgttgtctctttgacacattccttttttccattctcaattttatggtcTAGAAGTTTTTCAAACATGAGAACCCCGAAGGCTGATACACTCTGTTAAGCATGGTTCTTATAACTAGATTGTAAAAGAATCACACTCATAAGAATTAAGATCTTGGTTGggttattattaaaaaataagaatacagTAGAGAATTAGCCTCAATATAAGGAATAGAGGATAACTGATGGCCAAACAATAAAGAATAGCTAACAGAATATTGGGCGCAGAAAAAGAATAAAGAAGAAGAATAAAACGGCTTATCGTATACTTAGAGCaaataacatataattttatcgtatgataatagcattaaatttacatgagtttcatattttttttattttattttttttttatttctaagataattaaaaagtttttaaatataaatgataacatTTCCAAACAGTGtgctttatgtttttttaattttttttatcgtcaaaatatcaaattcttGTTCTTTACCTATGCATACTaatgatagaaagatttcatatcgGATGTACTACATTTGGCTTCCGTAAacttttcactttttaaattaaattttataactgAGAACCACTAAAAAGGTCAACATAtgaaactggttttttttctgcattgttgaagcatatgataagaaagatcatataaaacatgtcatttttcatatcagatgtATTATCATCCCTCGGCCAATATCAGCCCTCGGATAATACATCTGTTATGAAAATGCcatgcaaaaagtaaaaacacaaaaatactgaattccgaggaaaattcaaaaaggaaaataaaaaacaaaggcaaaatcaaaagtccaaacacatcaaacaataatctgataatatctaatgagagagagaaaaaacagaaatgaaaacCCCTTCCAGCCTTTCATTACAACTGAAAATGCTTGTCTTTGTCATGGAATTTTAGTACAGCTTTAAAAgtcaaacaaaatgtatatttgacCTGAGTATCGAGGACAAAGTTTTCCATCAGAGATAATCGAGAAGTGATATTTGATTAATCTGATAAAGATAGTTAATCAAACAAGATAACGCCAGAAGAGacaattgataaatattatcaagCTTTCAGCTTTTAAGttaataagtattttaatcatTTCAGTATTAATTCtaaagtataattttatttatcgCCATTTTGTAAACCGATTTATATGTTAGCCCTAAAGATATAATATCCAGCTGGGAAAATACTTTTCTTGGAACATGTTTGCAATGTAAAAGATGAGAAATTCATTACGAAGAATGTTTGATTGACCATAAGAATATAATTGGTTCCTCAAAAACAAAGGATATCGTGGTTCGAAATATCATATTGTCAGTATAAATACCTCCATGCGGAATATATACagatattatatgttattcagatctcagacagggtatatactgtgacattcccggcttagtagtaatatacccTGAGCCGAAGGCGAAGTGGATATAAgccctaagccgggaatgtcacagtatataccctttctgagacctgaattacacatatattacggattacccctgactgaaatgttattttccagtgcAGGTTTTTGTTCACAACACATATAAGTTGAAAACCCTCATATGTTCGGCATAcgtgaaggattttctaatttgctgtgaTCATAATTTTATGGTGTATTAAATTTAAGTATCAAAAGTGTTAATTGCGtgttttgtatcaaaaatatattattgactgaagcacgtcattattttccctctgtgagcctctgacaatctgatagcttttgactacgtcacatagtaaccggtgttatgatgacgtttttgaggttccaattggggataaaaacgtcgtatataccccggcagtttcctgaatatacactgacatctctgtgttgttatccaatcacaaacctcgacacatttgtaatccgtaatatatatatgttagcggcaatgAGTGAAATTAGGCATTAGCCCTCTTGCTGCCGGAGGGACACATATGTCCAAACCGGCAGTGCCGGAGGGACACATATATGTCCATGAATAAATGTATGCAAGCTTCTCATCAATGCTGTATCTCTTTCAATTAAAAGACAGAATATTTAATAGGGTTATGTTTTTCTCCGATGGGTCCCAAATGTAATGGTCATTATGTCGTGACGTCATATATCGAATGACGTCGTTGTTTGGCATGTAACGTCACAGACGTTGAGCGGTCGTATTTTCCGGCATATGAAATGCAACCTTGAAAAACGGtcggcagcaagagggttaagcctaaatcctgaaaaatatgtgcaggcattaagcttaatgcctcAAATATATAACGCGAGTAAATAAAAGATATTcatgcatttaaataaaaatccatTTGTTACATAATAACATTATGAGAACTGAATGTCATCTacctgaaataaaatcaataacaaaattaaaactcctctaataattctttaaaacatataaaactttataaaatatagaaatttgtGTTAAAATCATTTGTTATCACAAGTTGTAGAACTATGGCACCGACTATTGCACTGTCTCCGGTTTAAAGATTTAATGtggtgaaattaaaaatatttataaagcgggaataaaataaactattttcaaattgaGTTACAATTTTGTGATAATGACGTTTATGTTCACAAAGTTCGTTCCACTTACACttaaacacatataaaaatacgaagatgtggtattctTGACAACGAAACAACTGTCCGCCAGAGACAGAACATTCTGAATTATATGTAAGTTAAGAcatataggtcaccatatggccttcaaaGAAAACCTTTACAtcatatactagtcaacaaaagaaacgatacacgactttgaaataaaattcgtcaaaaaagtattaaatataaaacaaaatgagatacactattttaaaaagcaatgtatgcacatgtggtaatgaaattcaaaacttgTCGGAAAGTATCTTAATTCAGTATAAACGATCATAGGGTACAAATtagttttgcggaaagttgaataaaaaatcggcacataattttctaagtactgaaaaaaaaatctaatttgttttaaaatattcaatatccTTATCCTgttatgttcatgttgtaactaatgggttgataaattgtttttttcaattttttgggcAAAAAAGTCAGTTGATAATGGGTatattttaacgatttctcgtgGGGCCAAACTTTgcttaaaaaataaacgaaggaactgtatgatttttaaaaacaaagtgATGGCAAACACTGTCTTTACCTTCAAATGAGAGTTTGGCATCAGTAgttggaacttctgtttttgaaattgtcgttttctgtaaattttgtaaaaaaaaaaaatcgcaaaaAATCGccacgaaagaaaaaaaatttttttttaacggaTTTGAATTTCCATAATGAGGAAGTATTACTTCCTTCAATCTTGGTCCAATGAAAGGAAAACtgtatctttaatttgaaaaaaagtcttgtatcgtttcttttgttgactagtatagtaGGCTATTAAAGGCCCGAAATGACAAAAGGATGCAGATATTTTGTTCTAAAGCTCTTTGTAAGATTCCagtgttttattcattttacattACATGGACATACTGTAATACTTTGGTTTGTTTATATTACAATTTTCGCAAAGTGAAAGAAATAGTTCAATAGCATCACAGGAAATATTAGCATATTCATTATTTAGTTGTTTTATCATGCGGTCTATGTCGCCATGACATGTTTCTTAATGTGCCTTTTGTAAAATACCATAAAATTCCTCTAGGaagacacaaattttaaaagttctttCATCATTTTAGTTGATTTAAGTTGTCAACCTCTAAATACCTGCAGTGGTAAATATGTCAtacctttttaaattgttgtaatCTTTTGCCTTCTTTTCTGATGATTGCAAAAGTTTTCTCTTTGCCAAAAGATCATTATACTTTTCTCTTGGGTATATGTTCCTTGTTTTCCTTGATTCGAATTTAGACCGCAAAGATTCAAGATTTCCTCAATAGACATTTTGTCACTGAATGTTTATAATCCagataaaaaagtgaaaaagaccAGATAACCTAAGggtatttaacaaaaaaaattaacaaagaaaatttacGTATCCTTTTATAAAATTCGCAAATGGTGTGAGCAAAAAATCACATCTTAATTTTGTCCACTTTTGACCAGTTCAAACCAGCTCTACTagtagatagatagatagatactttattctctaaaaactagatacaagtttacagagaaacatacaatataaatacagacACAATAGTTAAGGTAACTTGTGaagtgtaaaacatttcaaataattattataattattatatcgaatccccccttttttatcgGATACAATCAcgttttttaaatctttttttatttcttataataccACAAAAAAGTATGAGTTAATTCTGTTTTGAGtatgaaaaatactaaaatttgaagATAAAGATCTGTCAAATGAATATGTATATCAATATTAGGAATATAATTAAGTATTTCAAACTACTTTATATCAAGAATAAATTACcgaatataaataaattccAGAGTTCATTTATTGCCTAAAATTATGTTCGGCAATAGGTTCAATAATCATCATTAATTTTCAGGAAGTAAGCTAAATGTCTGATAATGTCAGGCAATAACTtaatgcctaggcgttagcttattgtctaggatttaagcttaatgccttaTTTCACTaattgccgctaacatatatatatatataaatagactTTTTCAACCCGACACAAAGTTCATATAGAGGATGGGTGATTCCTAAAGACTTTCGGGATATCACGCCCGAATCATAAAGCCGACGCGTTTGAAATTGACACACTCTTTATTTAGATttatggtataccgccatcttggattgtaataTTGCAGTAAACTATCAGTCTAGGTTTTTACTCAAATCTCCAAATATGTAGACAGATGTGCAACCTTATGGACTAAACTGTTTATCTATATCAAGAAAACTTTCTGGTTTAttgcattattcaaaatatttaaacaaattccatacaaatgtgtttaagaatcatttttttcaactaGGCCggttaaggggagataactctttgaGTAACAACTttatagttttttaaatttttcttggAGCAAGAAAACTTGTTCGGTGacactatttttcttttttgttttattaaaaatataataaaacctaatttatcacaatttatttcaaattctatctcacatgttttttttttatgcacacactgttttttttgtatgatcATTCTAAACAAATGCAGGCAATTgtcaacgactcatagcttgaaaaatagcacggtgacccatgattattatatttttgaaaagagcatagtaaaatcttcaattTGGCAAAGTGTACAAAACTTCTGTGTCGGAAACATATACCTATGATCTTTCTTAACATATTAGAAAATACTTTCGAGTGCAATACAACTATTTTGAACGTTATTAGACTTGCTTTTTGTCCTTTCTATTATGTGTCTATACGTCCAACGATGGTAGTACACATTTCACTATCGCAGTCCATAAATttcatagcaaaaaaaaaatggaaaattttaaaatcagattATAGAATGCTGAGGTCTTTAAAAATCATGGAAGAtaactggaaaaaaaataccatgatCATGACAGGGCTAAAAACGACGGAATGATACTTCAAATAAACAAGGAATTCGTTGAATTAATTAATCTTACTATAACCgactttatttataaatttcacgCTTTTCTGATTATCTTTCAACTTTTTTTGTGTATACAACATACATTGTACCTATCAATTTCGTTTACGATGACAATTATACTAATTGTAATGTAGCTATTGATGTATTATGATATAGAGGCTGTCAAAAATGGTATCTtgtacttattttaaaagtcgTTTAAAGGTCAGAAAGTACAATTAATATAACATTGTATTATTCCTAAAATTGCGTTATATTATTTTACTAGTTGTCATATTGTACAAAATTCGGCTTGGTTTGTTTGAATAATAACAATACATTGTTAATGGAACCTctagaaaattcaaattaatttcgacaaaagtaattttttctacttatagttatttataattttgtacgtgCAAATTTACTGAAGTCGCATCTCAAGAGTTAGTCTCCTCTGCAGTGACTTATTGAGCTGTACTGTCTAATAATGTTCTGCCATATCATGCTTCTTCAATTACGTTTGCTCAGATTTTAAAAGATtgtttaaggaatgactgtaatattttttctgtctatgaagaaataacataaacaatttggtgctcactgaataacgcgcgtaacgggttatttaacagtgtgcaccacatttttttatgttatttcgaatagacagaaaatatattacagtcatttcttataatttaattctaaattccattttaaaccgtagaaaaccatgaaaaaatgttgatgacgtcacggtcacatgactaaattatgtctatggtctcataacaaaataacgtcagccaatcagaagacgcgttacatccaaaattaaattatgtatcGATGTTCTACCCTAACTCGTTTAACAATGTCAAATCAAATTGTATTATTCTAAAATTCACATTCTTTATTTGACAGGTTTTTCCAAATGCATCCAGAATTCAAGAAACTTTTTACCGAACAAATGACGGTGGAAGATAATGACCTTTTAGTTGACGAAGAGAAGTTGAGACACCATGGTAACATTGTAATGGAAGGTCTTGGGGCAGCTGTAGAAAGTCTTGATGATTCTGTCTTTCTGTCGAATGTTCTTGTTACCATGGGAGAAAGTCATGCGCGACATAATGTCAAGCCGGAAATGGTCATTGTAAGTTTATCTTAGAAGAGTCTTCCTGGGAActatacatttttcataatcctTAGTGCCAAAACAACTATCATAATCCTCAGTGCCAAAACTACTATCATAATCCTCAGTTCCAAAACAACTATCATAATCCTTAGTGCCAAAACAACTATCATAATCCTCAGTGCCAAAACAACTATCATAATCCTCAGTGCCAAAACAACTATCATAATCCTTAGTGCCAAAACAACTATCATAATCCTTAGTGCCAAAACAACTATCATAATCCTTAGTGCCAAAACAACTATCATAATCCTTATTGCCAAAACAACTATCATAATCCTTAGTGCCAAAACAACTATCATAATCCTTAGTGCCAAAACAACTATCATAATCCTTAGTGCCAAAACAACTATCATAATCCTTAGTGCCAAAACAACTATCATAATCCTTAGTGCCAAAACAACTATCATAATCCTTAGTGCCAAAACAACTAACTATTGGAATTTGATGAAACTGTCATACAAgcgagaggtttagctagctataaaacaagattGAATCCCCAAATTGTCTACATAAGAAATATCTGTTCCAAGgcaggagtatgacagttgttaaccatttgtttaaagtatttgagcttttgattttgccatttgatattGAATTTACTTCGAAGTGcataatttttgtgattttactttttacattatGTTGTATGTTCTAGTTCATTCATTGGTGGTTAACACTATTTTCACTACTATTTGCTATTTTAAGCGGTAAccttttattggtggaggaagtcGGCAAGAACAATGACAATTTAAGTCAATTAGTATTTGAGTCGAACGTACCTGGCACGTGCCGAATTCGAACGAACAACCTCAGGTTTGACATGCTAGTGATACAGTTTTTAGACCACTTAGACTGCTCGGCCTCTATATGTTAGGAAttcaaaaaatatcaatgaacaaTTACTTATATAAGCTCTCTCCATGTTAGTAAAATCTATGACccccctttttctaaaaaaaataaaagcacaaaaaaaacaatgtcaGTTTCATAATCAAAATCTGGAATCTTTTGGTACATAAATAAAAGACCTTACAATAACGAAATTACATAAAAAGACATAATGCTTAGTTCTTGATGACCATAATGTTAATGATCTCAAATTCCTTCTACTTGCAGTTACTTTGGCCGGCGATTAGAGATGCTTTTAATGGATGCTTAGGGACAGATTTTACGACACAAATGGCCACTGCATGGGAACATGTGTTTGAATATATGGCAACAAAGTTCAAGGAAGGATTACGAAAGGAAACTAAGCACGCGAGATGACAACAAGATACTATCTTCCCTTTagaatttcaaatgtataacaCAATGTCACAGACGGTACGCGACTTCTGCACGACCTTTCATCGAATAAACAATAATAGCTTTCAATCTTTGAGATGAAACACAAATTGCAGTCGTAATGAATcacactaaatatataaatatttaatcaccACCATCTACATGTTTTctagttttttgtttgtcactacATGATaaagtattatattttatttataaaaaaaaaatgttctctgCGCGGTTGTATAATCATATAACATGACAGATCAGTGAATGAATTCGAAGTTGCGACTTTCGACGAGCTAGCCCAAGGTGAAACAAAAACAGCTATATCGCCAATAATTGTATGATACATGTTCTATGAAGTTTGATTATTCTTGGAACATACGACTGGGACAATGCACAAGTTCTTGATTACGCTGGGAACATTCGCTCATCATGTTTACGCTGAGCAATACACTTGTGTTGAGTACACTGGGGACATACGCTTATCTTGTTTATACTTGGAACATATGCCAATCTTAATTACACTTTGATAACATATTCTTATATTGATCACACTAGGAACATTCGGTAATTTTGAACACACCGGGAACATATgctaatattaataaaaatgtgaACGTATGTCAATCTTGATCACACCGAAAACATACGCTAATATTGATCACACTGTGATCATATGTCAATCTTGATCACACCGGGAACATACGCTAATATTGATCACACTGTGATCATATGTCAATCTTGATCACACCGGGAACATACGCTAAAATTGATCACACTGTGATCATATGTCAATCTTGATCACACCGAGAACATACGCTAATATTGATCACACTGTGAACATATGTCAATCTTGATCTTGAGAAGAAAATTTATCAGATAATAATCTTTAactgtatttttaaatactataTATTTTAACTACATTTGCATTTTTATGAAAGTATTCCACTTATCTAACAATCattttgatatacatatatCTTGTAAATAAACTATCTTGTATGATcgtatatagatttattttttaaacgttGCAATAGTTATGCAATGACAAcagcaaatatacaaaactcATGCCCTCAtatctttaaattaaaattttaccaGCTACAGAGCAACATATTATTGACTTTCTTTAGAAAACAAATCGTCACAAGCCAACTTGGCTACCGTAAAACACTTGATAGCGTAACAATGTTATCTTGAACAATTTGTGAAGTTGCTAATCTTAATACTGAGGAGGCTGTGTATTGTCTTTGAATCATTGTTGGTCTGGTGTCAGCTCGGAACGTCTTGAGCACGTTGATGGGGCTCCAAGGTCCGCGTTCGAGT encodes the following:
- the LOC134701404 gene encoding cytoglobin-1-like isoform X2 produces the protein MFNKKKEKDTGLWIFNRFFQMHPEFKKLFTEQMTVEDNDLLVDEEKLRHHGNIVMEGLGAAVESLDDSVFLSNVLVTMGESHARHNVKPEMVILLWPAIRDAFNGCLGTDFTTQMATAWEHVFEYMATKFKEGLRKETKHAR
- the LOC134701404 gene encoding cytoglobin-1-like isoform X1; this encodes MGCTYSDIKFDNPDLQIASFVSEEEVKLVVDSWTILRDDTYVGLHIFNRFFQMHPEFKKLFTEQMTVEDNDLLVDEEKLRHHGNIVMEGLGAAVESLDDSVFLSNVLVTMGESHARHNVKPEMVILLWPAIRDAFNGCLGTDFTTQMATAWEHVFEYMATKFKEGLRKETKHAR